From a region of the Drosophila ananassae strain 14024-0371.13 chromosome XL, ASM1763931v2, whole genome shotgun sequence genome:
- the LOC6503789 gene encoding uncharacterized protein DDB_G0290587: protein MWLYFVITVAALLGRLQLADAFWWPKTTTEPPNGAGPVLQQIPLTYFRTYTYQPLGSGGAFSMPFFGFGAAQTPLLPGAHQYDPYAVTSYAAARRHDSSSAAGARPDVTPPVLGVNGPIPSASSGSTITTSTSTTPAPTTTTTTTTTTTTPPPTTTTSTSTTTTTPPPPPPPPGLEGSSPAPGSAGTSSLLRYGGEYPTYSRRVSNLYNARPQYPYPDYFNYQTPEQGVAGSASRIQFVPCMCPVSVPSMVASVPPAGTAPPVAVPSAEPQPAARHIERHDLQAVPEAETGNDVEEGEEEDEGEAEGQEEEEQGEEEGVVVAAKAQPEQQDGSSDSPA from the exons ATGTGGCTGTATTTTGTG ATCACCGTCGCAGCCCTCTTGGGAAGACTCCAGCTCGCAGACGCCTTCTGGTGGCCCAAAACAACAAC GGAGCCGCCGAACGGAGCGGGTCCCGTGCTGCAGCAGATTCCGCTCACCTACTTCCGGACGTACACGTACCAGCCTCTGGGTTCCGGCGGAGCCTTCAGCATGCCCTTCTTCGGATTCGGAGCGGCCCAGACGCCCCTGCTGCCGGGCGCCCACCAGTATGATCCCTATGCGGTGACCAGCTACGCGGCAGCCCGCCGGCACGACTCCTCCTCGGCGGCGGGGGCCAGGCCGGATGTGACCCCGCCGGTTCTGGGCGTCAACGGCCCCATTCCCTCCGCCAGCAGTGGTAGCACCATcaccacctccaccagcaCCACCCCGGCACCCACCACCACAACTACTACAACCACTACGACTACTACGCCACCACCAACGACTACGACGAgtaccagcaccaccaccacgacgccgccgccgccacctccGCCCCCGGGGCTGGAGGGGTCCTCGCCGGCTCCGGGATCCGCCGGCACGTCCAGCCTGCTGCGCTACGGGGGGGAGTACCCAACCTACAGCCGCCGGGTGAGCAACCTGTACAACGCCAGGCCGCAGTACCCGTACCCGGACTACTTCAACTACCAGACGCCGGAGCAGGGCGTGGCCGGGAGCGCCAGTCGCATCCAGTTCGTGCCCTGCATGTGCCCCGTGAGTGTGCCGAGCATGGTGGCCTCTGTTCCTCCGGCGGGCACAGCTCCTCCGGTGGCCGTCCCTTCCGCGGAGCCCCAGCCGGCGGCCCGGCACATCGAGCGGCACGACCTGCAGGCAGTGCCGGAGGCTGAAACGGGAAACGACGTTGAAGAGGGCGAAGAGGAGGACGAGGGAGAGGCGGAGggccaggaggaggaggagcagggcGAGGAGGAGGGTGTTGTGGTGGCCGCAAAGGCGCAGCCGGAGCAGCAGGACGGCAGCTCCGACAGTCCCGCCTAG
- the LOC26515525 gene encoding uncharacterized protein LOC26515525 gives MDSLLATWTLALVHLLVWGAEGAGYLDGEQRPLWILEDGLAKRQRLERPEEDYATTTREPAQGMLRRQARGGIAGHEPAAITFLVRHGEEPRPLAPPPPARPPSLPQRRLMMPRRLQLPHQYVQPQKKSQPWHKSQRRESRRHLPVFDNGPGENSLRPLGGSHYPVFVYNGTRGELILNTMLSRRRYPMQEPVPGQVLYPPSTPMFRPKPIVERFRLPGQREVMNLTLIPFYAHEAIADPGARLSSTQQPPPATPTPLFETQLPRTQELTQSRRRPKKAKQYEAYHSPQEVMQWQSVLRRSTGHSSHHPKSNHRNYPSEELDLEEANSISASESGSEEAPEEDPEEKPHWNELEEQEATATEISTPSSQGPFQIVYLDESLERPVVEAPTSTTTPAPQVLPLRQSSRYALKKQYYAFPVYTLGKLLQTQSPAKAVLEKTDRAVGNSEEREPGSTWFILNSRYKGPHYRRLDNQTKYYTSKYVGNAFRPR, from the exons ATGGACAGTCTACTGGCCACCTGGACTCTGGCGCTGGTCCATCTGCTGGTCTGGGGAGCGGAGGGGGCCGGCTATCTCGACGGCGAGCAGCGCCCCCTGTGGATTCTGGAGGACGGGCTGGCCAAGCGGCAGCGACTGGAGCGGCCGGAGGAGGACTACGCCACCACCACAAGGGAGCCGGCCCAGGGGATGCTCAGGAGGCAGGCCAGGGGTGGCATTGCGGGCCACGAGCCGGCAGCCATTACGTTCCTGGTGCGGCACGGGGAGGAGCCCAGGCCACTGgcacctcctcctccggctCGGCCTCCCTCGCTCCCGCAGCGGCGCCTCATGATGCCCCGCCGCCTGCAGCTGCCCCACCAGTACGTGCAGCCCCAGAAGAAGAGCCAGCCGTGGCACAAGAGCCAGCGCCGGGAGAGCCGCCGGCACCTGCCGGTCTTCGACAACGGTCCGGGCGAAAACTCCCTCCGGCCGCTCGGAGGCAGCCACTATCCGGTCTTCGTGTACAACGGCACGCGCGGGGAGCTCATCCTGAACACGATGCTCAGCCGGCGGAGGTACCCCATGCAGGAGCCGGTGCCCGGGCAGGTCCTTTACCCGCCGTCCACGCCCATGTTCCGGCCCAAGCCGATCGTGGAGCGCTTCCGGCTGCCGGGCCAGCGGGAGGTGATGAACCTCACCCTGATTCCCTTCTACGCCCACGAAGCTATCGCGGATCCCGGCGCCAGGCTCTCCTCCACCCAGCAGCCGCCGCCGGCTACGCCCACGCCGCTCTTCGAGACCCAGCTGCCCAGGACCCAGGAGCTGACCCAGTCCAGGCGGAGGCCCAAGAAGGCCAAGCAGTACGAGGCCTACCACTCGCCCCAGGAGGTGATGCAGTGGCAGTCGGTGCTCCGCCGCTCCACGGGTCACAGCAGCCACCACCCCAAAAGCAACCACCGCAACTACCCCAGCGAGGAGCTGGATCTCGAGGAAGCCAACTCCATCTCAGCCTCGGAGTCTGGCTCGGAGGAAGCTCCGGAGGAGGATCCGGAGGAGAAGCCGCACTGGAATGAGCTGGAGGAGCAGGAGGCCACGGCAACCGAGATCTCGACCCCTTCCAGCCAGGGCCCCTTCCAGATCGTCTACCTGGACGAGAGCCTGGAGCGGCCTGTAGTCGAGGCCCcgaccagcaccaccaccccaGCGCCCCAGGTTCTGCCCCTGCGCCAGAGCTCCCGCTACGCCCTCAAGAAGCAGTACTACGCCTTCCCGGTCTACACCCTGGGGAAGCTGCTACAGACCCAGAGCCCCGCCAAGGCCGTGCTGGAGAAGACCGATCGAGCGGTCGGGAACTCGGAGGAGAGGGAGCCCGGCAGCACCTGGTTCATTCTCAACTCGAG GTACAAGGGCCCCCACTACCGAAGGCTGGACAACCAGACGAAGTACTACACCTCCAAGTACGTGGGGAACGCCTTCAGACCGCGCTGA
- the LOC6503864 gene encoding mitochondrial 2-oxodicarboxylate carrier isoform X1, with protein MTAPSSDPAPAAGPAAAENKAVATSGTVAVAPISHAKRALFQVMAGGSAGFLEVCIMQPLDVVKTRIQIQATPAAAATAVGELHYNGVFDCFAKMYRNEGISSYWKGILPPILAETPKRAIKFLVFEQTKPMFQFGSPTPTPLTFSLAGLTAGTLEAIAVNPFEVVKVAQQADRQKKLLSTFEVAKGIIKNDGLGLRGLNKGLTATMGRNGVFNMVYFGFYHSVKNVVPEYKDGTLEFLRKVTIGFLAGTFACFVNIPFDVAKSRIQGPQPQPGKVKYRGTFSSMAIVYREEGFRALYKGLVPKIMRLGPGGAILLLVFEYSYGYLLNNYS; from the exons ATGACCGCACCATCTTCAGACCCAGCTCCGGCTGCCGGCCCAGCCGCCGCGGAGAACAAGGCGGTCGCAACCTCTGGCACCGTTGCCGTCGCGCCAATTTCGCACGCAAAGAGGGCCCTCTTCCAGGTGATGGCCGGAGGCTCCGCCGGCTTCCTGGAGGTCTGCATCATGCAGCCCCTGGACGTGGTCAAGACCCGGATCCAGATCCAGGCCACGCCCGCAGCAGCCGCTACGGCGGTGGGTGAG CTGCACTACAATGGCGTGTTCGACTGCTTCGCCAAGATGTACCGGAACGAGGGAATCTCCTCGTACTGGAAGGGCATCCTGCCGCCAATCCTGGCCGAGACGCCAAAGCGGGCCATCAAGTTCCTGGTTTTTGAGCAGACGAAGCCAATGTTCCAGTTCGGCTCGCCCACTCCCACGCCACTGACCTTCTCGCTGGCGGGGCTCACAGCCGGCACCTTGGAGGCCATCGCCGTCAACCCATTCGAGGTGGTCAAGGTCGCCCAGCAGGCGGACCGGCAGAAGAAGCTGCTGAGCACATTCGAGGTGGCCAAGGGCATCATCAAGAACGACGGCCTGGGACTGCGGGGCCTCAACAAGGGTCTCACGGCCACCATGGGTCGCAACGGAGTCTTCAACATGGTCTACTTCGGGTTCTACCACAGCGTGAAGAACGTGGTGCCGGAATACAAGGACGGCACCCTGGAGTTCCTGCGCAAGGTGACTATCGGCTTCCTAGCCGGCACGTTTGCCTGCTTCGTAAACATCCCCTTCGACGTGGCCAAGTCGCGCATCCAGGGACCCCAGCCCCAGCCGGGAAAAGTGAAATACCGCGGCACCTTCAGCTCAATGGCCATTGTCTACCGCGAGGAAGGATTCCGGGCTCTCTACAAGGGACTCGTGCCCAAGATTATGCGCTTGGGTCCTGGCGGCGCCATCCTGCTGCTGGTCTTCGAATACTCCTACGGATATCTGCTAAACAATTATTCCTAG
- the LOC6503864 gene encoding mitochondrial 2-oxodicarboxylate carrier isoform X2, whose translation MYRNEGISSYWKGILPPILAETPKRAIKFLVFEQTKPMFQFGSPTPTPLTFSLAGLTAGTLEAIAVNPFEVVKVAQQADRQKKLLSTFEVAKGIIKNDGLGLRGLNKGLTATMGRNGVFNMVYFGFYHSVKNVVPEYKDGTLEFLRKVTIGFLAGTFACFVNIPFDVAKSRIQGPQPQPGKVKYRGTFSSMAIVYREEGFRALYKGLVPKIMRLGPGGAILLLVFEYSYGYLLNNYS comes from the coding sequence ATGTACCGGAACGAGGGAATCTCCTCGTACTGGAAGGGCATCCTGCCGCCAATCCTGGCCGAGACGCCAAAGCGGGCCATCAAGTTCCTGGTTTTTGAGCAGACGAAGCCAATGTTCCAGTTCGGCTCGCCCACTCCCACGCCACTGACCTTCTCGCTGGCGGGGCTCACAGCCGGCACCTTGGAGGCCATCGCCGTCAACCCATTCGAGGTGGTCAAGGTCGCCCAGCAGGCGGACCGGCAGAAGAAGCTGCTGAGCACATTCGAGGTGGCCAAGGGCATCATCAAGAACGACGGCCTGGGACTGCGGGGCCTCAACAAGGGTCTCACGGCCACCATGGGTCGCAACGGAGTCTTCAACATGGTCTACTTCGGGTTCTACCACAGCGTGAAGAACGTGGTGCCGGAATACAAGGACGGCACCCTGGAGTTCCTGCGCAAGGTGACTATCGGCTTCCTAGCCGGCACGTTTGCCTGCTTCGTAAACATCCCCTTCGACGTGGCCAAGTCGCGCATCCAGGGACCCCAGCCCCAGCCGGGAAAAGTGAAATACCGCGGCACCTTCAGCTCAATGGCCATTGTCTACCGCGAGGAAGGATTCCGGGCTCTCTACAAGGGACTCGTGCCCAAGATTATGCGCTTGGGTCCTGGCGGCGCCATCCTGCTGCTGGTCTTCGAATACTCCTACGGATATCTGCTAAACAATTATTCCTAG